A stretch of the Porifericola rhodea genome encodes the following:
- a CDS encoding pentapeptide repeat-containing protein, giving the protein MSFKETDFDSLANFTGVNFGSEAIFEKTKFISKADFNRSFFKSNVSLKNVVFGSSGSFSDAKFGGEVLLDSCLLPDTLYFNSVETAKEIDFTYALTNTLQQSNKKCVIDLYGTDIQKLKFDYSRFKVLTDSSKYNKAQLSNIYQQLLKMQRDKGFTDGEEDVDKEYRHFKLTYDKAGFAYLLGAFGSWIQRVWWDYGYHKELIVLWTIVFLLFFTFINIFLFTYLNEKVYKIENIYNPEKYRETSNSISKRSPILTGISLTWFSTLMKSFFYTSLIFFGLKLSIEKIHFEHPGGAMYLIIQYTLGLVCLAYLANFIILS; this is encoded by the coding sequence GTGTCTTTTAAGGAAACCGATTTTGATTCGCTGGCTAATTTTACAGGTGTGAATTTTGGTTCTGAAGCTATTTTTGAAAAGACAAAATTTATCTCCAAAGCTGATTTTAATAGATCTTTCTTTAAATCTAATGTTAGCTTAAAAAATGTTGTTTTCGGTTCAAGCGGAAGCTTTTCAGATGCAAAATTCGGTGGCGAAGTTTTATTAGATAGTTGCTTACTACCAGATACCCTATATTTTAATTCGGTGGAGACTGCAAAAGAAATTGATTTTACCTATGCATTAACTAATACTTTACAACAATCAAATAAAAAATGTGTAATAGATCTTTATGGAACTGACATTCAAAAATTAAAATTTGACTACTCCAGATTTAAGGTTTTAACAGATAGTTCAAAGTATAATAAAGCCCAATTAAGCAATATCTATCAACAACTGCTTAAAATGCAAAGGGATAAAGGCTTTACAGATGGAGAAGAAGACGTAGACAAAGAGTATCGTCACTTTAAGCTTACATATGATAAAGCTGGATTTGCTTATCTATTGGGTGCATTTGGAAGTTGGATTCAGCGGGTATGGTGGGATTATGGTTACCATAAAGAACTTATAGTACTTTGGACGATAGTTTTTTTACTTTTTTTCACGTTCATCAATATTTTTTTATTTACATACCTTAATGAAAAGGTATATAAGATAGAGAATATATACAATCCTGAAAAATATAGGGAAACTTCTAATAGTATCTCTAAGAGGTCACCAATATTAACTGGCATATCATTAACATGGTTTTCAACTTTAATGAAGTCATTTTTTTACACTTCTCTCATATTTTTTGGCTTAAAATTAAGCATAGAAAAGATTCATTTTGAACATCCTGGAGGAGCTATGTATTTGATTATCCAGTATACACTTGGTCTTGTATGTTTAGCTTATCTGGCTAATTTTATTATACTTTCTTAG
- a CDS encoding DUF4114 domain-containing protein — translation MKKSQQLIYSLKWTSLVLVAMVLHACSDEVIENTSPKQQRISVNKNASDLSKRVRIPQYEEMLSMYDAPKDASVNGRLQSSAATDTDYVLVMRAEVDAPVVENQSLRATHVFIEGDKAFVSYNTEGSVYRGGVDIFDISNIQSPTLIYQMIVEGTDYSSVFYADGKIYLAGATENTEDFDLSSNAILEIIEYPNNQDTSSVVDISSFTATDVKVKGDYIYVSSGSHGGLTILDKETLEEVSSIAMDDTRSIAFNSQYYAVMQGTPARIKIYNTTDNSYVNGFTVGGANIPESKSILNISEDKIFVPAGREGLKILDLNSGEILTTMPLPELEGIDQDLIVTNGVSVNAEKIFCANGAAGMYLSEQEEDVPSLIGSVGLNASANYVESKDKVMFVATGTGGLKIIEIVDYNPGNGDYIPGDDYDDDGAPKNLCEKATQVDQELENQMLENFIETVNLVDRKPSYFADGIVTDLFIEEDTDLKITFHSEATLYKNTLGYYIYDPANPPSTREDVENMTILYANASAVGSGGNLTKGDKVCLQNLKAGTAIGFFLVTKGWNGSEVTSGVYTHFTTKHLNNERAKEHQQASLLLSAEDHKIAILSFEDIRLPGGDKDYDDVIFLLEPTNENSVDFSALTPIR, via the coding sequence ATGAAAAAATCACAGCAACTTATCTATAGCCTCAAATGGACATCATTGGTGCTTGTTGCCATGGTGCTTCATGCCTGTAGCGATGAGGTGATAGAAAATACCTCTCCAAAGCAGCAAAGAATAAGTGTAAACAAAAATGCGTCAGACTTAAGCAAACGGGTACGCATTCCTCAGTACGAAGAGATGCTCTCTATGTATGACGCTCCAAAGGACGCCTCAGTCAATGGACGCCTACAGTCATCTGCTGCTACTGATACAGATTATGTATTGGTGATGAGAGCAGAAGTAGATGCGCCTGTCGTAGAAAACCAGAGTCTGAGAGCCACGCACGTATTTATAGAGGGCGATAAAGCTTTTGTAAGCTACAACACAGAAGGCTCGGTATACCGTGGCGGAGTGGATATATTTGATATCAGTAACATACAGTCTCCTACGCTTATCTATCAAATGATAGTTGAGGGAACTGACTATAGTTCAGTATTTTATGCTGATGGTAAAATTTATCTGGCTGGTGCTACTGAAAATACAGAAGACTTTGATCTTAGCTCTAATGCTATTCTGGAAATAATAGAATATCCTAACAATCAGGATACAAGTTCAGTTGTAGATATCTCCAGCTTTACCGCTACCGATGTAAAAGTGAAGGGAGACTATATTTATGTGAGCTCTGGCTCGCATGGTGGCCTTACCATTCTGGATAAAGAAACATTAGAAGAGGTATCCAGCATCGCGATGGATGATACACGCTCTATTGCTTTTAACAGTCAGTATTACGCAGTGATGCAGGGTACTCCAGCTCGTATCAAAATTTACAATACTACCGACAATAGCTATGTTAATGGCTTTACTGTTGGTGGAGCCAACATCCCAGAGTCAAAATCAATATTAAATATTAGCGAAGACAAAATATTTGTACCAGCAGGCAGGGAAGGTTTGAAAATTCTGGACCTTAATAGCGGTGAGATATTAACTACTATGCCTTTACCTGAGCTTGAGGGTATTGACCAGGACCTGATCGTCACTAATGGTGTATCTGTAAATGCGGAGAAGATTTTTTGCGCTAATGGTGCTGCGGGTATGTACCTTTCAGAACAAGAGGAGGATGTACCTTCTCTCATTGGAAGTGTGGGACTGAATGCCTCCGCTAACTATGTAGAGAGTAAAGACAAAGTGATGTTTGTAGCTACCGGAACTGGAGGTCTTAAAATTATTGAGATTGTTGATTACAACCCCGGCAATGGAGACTACATTCCTGGTGACGACTACGATGATGATGGTGCACCCAAAAACTTGTGTGAGAAAGCTACTCAAGTTGACCAGGAACTGGAAAACCAGATGCTGGAAAACTTCATAGAAACAGTAAACCTCGTAGATAGAAAGCCTTCTTACTTCGCAGATGGAATAGTAACTGACCTCTTCATTGAAGAAGATACAGACCTGAAAATTACCTTCCATAGCGAAGCTACGCTTTATAAAAACACTCTGGGCTATTATATCTATGATCCGGCAAACCCTCCCAGCACTCGCGAGGATGTAGAGAATATGACTATACTCTACGCTAATGCTTCTGCGGTAGGTAGTGGTGGAAACCTTACTAAAGGAGATAAAGTATGTTTACAGAACCTGAAAGCTGGTACTGCCATAGGTTTCTTCCTGGTGACAAAAGGCTGGAATGGTTCTGAAGTTACTTCCGGAGTCTACACTCACTTTACTACCAAGCATCTGAACAACGAACGTGCTAAAGAACATCAGCAGGCCAGCCTACTCTTAAGTGCAGAAGATCATAAAATAGCTATACTATCATTTGAAGATATTCGCCTGCCAGGTGGAGATAAGGATTATGATGATGTCATCTTCTTATTGGAACCTACCAATGAGAATAGTGTTGACTTCTCTGCTCTTACTCCGATCCGATAA
- a CDS encoding gamma carbonic anhydrase family protein: MANIISVRDFTPQWGKSCFIAETATLIGQLNMGDYCSVWFNAVVRADVNAITVGHHSNIQDGAVIHCTYEKAATHIGNYVTIGHRAIVHGCTLEDKVMVGMGAIVMDHAVVESGAMIAAGAVVLENTRVEANSIYAGVPAKKVKAIGPENRAMMERIANNYTKYAEWYK; encoded by the coding sequence ATGGCAAATATTATATCAGTCAGAGACTTTACGCCACAGTGGGGAAAGTCTTGTTTTATTGCAGAAACAGCTACCCTTATTGGGCAGCTCAACATGGGAGATTACTGTAGCGTTTGGTTTAATGCCGTAGTGCGCGCAGATGTTAATGCAATAACTGTAGGTCACCACAGTAATATACAGGATGGCGCGGTAATTCACTGCACTTACGAAAAAGCGGCCACTCATATTGGAAACTACGTTACTATTGGGCATAGAGCCATAGTACATGGTTGCACTTTGGAAGACAAAGTAATGGTAGGTATGGGCGCCATAGTGATGGACCATGCAGTAGTAGAGAGCGGCGCTATGATAGCAGCAGGAGCTGTAGTACTGGAAAATACCAGAGTGGAGGCCAATAGTATATATGCGGGAGTACCTGCTAAAAAAGTAAAAGCCATTGGTCCGGAAAACCGTGCCATGATGGAGAGAATAGCTAATAATTACACGAAATACGCCGAATGGTATAAATAG
- a CDS encoding pentapeptide repeat-containing protein, which produces MMGVVLQFSSFELSYIMVLRFYLYAIVLLVRLSCGFQTASAQEIDSSRYKIYRYYVDSIRTTLEYARFDSSLFLKEALFWDALFPSSASFRWSHFDSKADFRNATFRKKGVRDAVDFEGAKFFSYATFIGAKFYSNTSFIESEFYSYANFVGSTFSHISTFRGAFFDDRVKFDKSQFSSFALFTEGHFDSLASFVGVNFDYEVDLNNALFESNADFRRTSFKSKADINKVFSNLKLILIMLTLKLKCLLRKPILIRWLILQV; this is translated from the coding sequence ATGATGGGGGTAGTATTACAATTTAGTTCTTTTGAACTATCTTATATTATGGTTCTACGCTTTTATCTCTACGCTATAGTTCTACTTGTAAGATTATCTTGCGGATTTCAAACTGCATCTGCTCAAGAGATAGATAGTAGCAGATACAAGATTTATAGATATTATGTTGACTCTATAAGAACAACCTTAGAGTATGCTCGATTTGATAGCTCGCTCTTTTTGAAAGAAGCTTTATTTTGGGATGCACTTTTTCCTAGCTCGGCTAGTTTTAGATGGTCTCATTTTGATTCCAAGGCTGATTTTAGGAATGCTACTTTTCGTAAGAAAGGAGTAAGAGACGCTGTGGATTTTGAAGGAGCTAAGTTTTTTTCATATGCTACTTTTATAGGGGCTAAATTTTATTCTAATACTAGTTTCATAGAATCTGAATTTTATTCCTATGCTAACTTTGTTGGGTCTACTTTTAGTCATATTTCAACATTTAGAGGAGCCTTTTTTGATGATAGAGTAAAGTTTGATAAGTCACAATTTTCTTCATTTGCTCTTTTCACAGAAGGGCATTTTGACTCATTAGCAAGTTTTGTTGGAGTTAACTTTGATTATGAAGTTGACCTTAACAATGCATTATTTGAATCTAATGCTGATTTTAGAAGAACATCATTTAAATCAAAGGCTGATATTAACAAGGTGTTTTCAAATCTGAAGTTAATTTTAATAATGTTGACTTTAAAGCTGAAGTGTCTTTTAAGGAAACCGATTTTGATTCGCTGGCTAATTTTACAGGTGTGA
- a CDS encoding ABC transporter permease, with protein MLNNHIKTALRSLNRNRLSTVINILGLAISLACCIVFYVLIRYEYSFDKSVPDGERIFRVVTHTNTSDQLNYKGAVCFPMSEALRNEATAIELAANIFMDQTAVIKLIDKAGNSKLFDERSMAYAENDLLQIFNLPVLFGNPQRLLQQPDEVVLTHSLAKKFYGNTSLAQVIGDIITINQSDYQISGIIEDIPANSNIYFTMLLPFKVVEQENPTWSNNWNFTPGHANTFIKLKKEGAEKQLESQLATFPQKYLKEDFADSRSFHLQPLANIHTDTKYGGTLYAAPKSLLLVLITIGAVILITACVNFINLATAQAANRAKEVGIRKTMGSSKWQIIWQFMLETGITVLLATLIGVGIAELFLVQIRDYFLNFSDFMVFNFSPDFTLFFFLLAVFLVITLGAGLYPARFMAAYPPAIALKQSLSDKRTSLASSISLRKALIIAQITISQVLIICTLIIIVQLSFFQQSDLGFEKEQVLNINMNLDMPVDDLSKIEVFRHELMSQNSVSEVSFYSNPPTSIGNNIVGFDKPSNEGKKRFSIIKKSVDASYLDLFEIQLLAGRKLEPFDHHADSVHQYNILVNETTIKMLGYESPEAALGEVIALQYDDATIVGVVADFANSSLKKETQACYLHYGDNIYFAGIKLEGRNAKEALAAIHQIWQDLYPDHVYRAKFLDEYMAIIYTLEDLLYKVASFGSILAIFIGCIGLYGLVDYLSFYRRKEIGIRKTFGASVQQIVRIFMKEFTWLVIVGFILSAPLAYFVMQKWLSSFAYQVEIEVWYFAAALILSITIALFTVGYKSVKAALVNPHDILRE; from the coding sequence ATGCTGAACAACCATATTAAAACTGCTCTTAGAAGCTTAAATCGCAATAGATTAAGTACGGTCATAAACATTTTAGGATTAGCAATAAGCTTAGCCTGCTGTATTGTCTTTTATGTACTTATCAGATATGAATATTCATTTGACAAATCCGTACCTGATGGAGAAAGGATTTTCAGAGTTGTGACTCATACTAATACTTCAGACCAGCTTAATTATAAAGGAGCTGTTTGTTTTCCGATGTCAGAAGCACTCCGCAATGAAGCTACAGCCATAGAGTTAGCTGCAAACATATTTATGGATCAGACTGCAGTTATCAAGCTAATAGATAAAGCAGGTAATAGTAAATTATTTGATGAGCGATCAATGGCTTATGCTGAAAATGATCTTCTACAAATATTTAATCTTCCAGTACTTTTCGGTAATCCTCAGAGGTTGCTACAACAACCTGATGAAGTTGTCCTTACCCACTCATTGGCTAAAAAATTTTACGGAAATACCTCATTAGCCCAAGTAATAGGAGATATAATTACGATCAATCAATCTGATTATCAAATTAGTGGTATTATTGAAGACATTCCTGCAAATAGTAATATCTACTTTACTATGCTTTTGCCTTTCAAGGTAGTAGAGCAAGAAAACCCAACTTGGAGCAATAACTGGAATTTTACGCCAGGACATGCAAATACATTTATAAAACTAAAAAAAGAAGGGGCTGAAAAGCAGTTAGAATCGCAATTAGCTACCTTTCCACAAAAATATCTAAAAGAAGACTTTGCTGATTCCCGGAGTTTTCATCTACAGCCACTGGCTAACATTCACACAGATACTAAATATGGAGGGACACTTTATGCTGCTCCAAAGTCACTGCTGCTAGTTTTAATTACAATAGGTGCAGTAATATTAATCACAGCGTGTGTGAATTTTATCAATCTAGCAACTGCACAGGCGGCAAATCGAGCCAAAGAAGTTGGAATTCGGAAAACAATGGGTAGTTCAAAGTGGCAGATAATTTGGCAGTTTATGCTTGAAACAGGTATTACTGTACTACTAGCTACTTTGATAGGAGTGGGAATAGCGGAGCTGTTTTTAGTCCAGATCAGAGATTATTTTCTAAACTTCTCTGATTTTATGGTATTCAATTTTTCTCCTGATTTTACGCTATTCTTCTTTCTACTAGCGGTGTTTTTGGTAATCACCCTAGGAGCGGGTCTATATCCAGCACGTTTCATGGCGGCTTATCCACCAGCTATTGCTCTAAAACAGTCATTATCTGATAAGAGAACTAGTCTTGCAAGTAGTATTTCATTACGGAAAGCTTTGATTATTGCTCAGATAACTATTTCACAGGTACTCATTATCTGTACTTTGATAATTATTGTTCAACTGAGTTTCTTTCAACAAAGCGATTTGGGATTTGAGAAAGAGCAAGTGCTGAACATAAACATGAACCTGGATATGCCTGTTGATGATCTTTCAAAGATAGAAGTTTTCAGGCATGAACTAATGTCCCAAAACTCAGTGTCAGAAGTGTCTTTTTATTCCAACCCACCTACTTCCATTGGCAATAACATAGTAGGTTTTGATAAACCTTCAAATGAGGGCAAAAAAAGATTTTCTATCATAAAAAAATCTGTAGATGCATCTTATTTAGACTTGTTTGAGATTCAGTTGTTGGCAGGACGAAAATTAGAGCCATTTGATCACCATGCAGATAGTGTACACCAGTATAACATATTGGTCAATGAAACTACTATCAAAATGTTAGGCTATGAATCTCCAGAAGCTGCCTTGGGAGAAGTAATAGCGCTACAATATGATGATGCTACTATTGTGGGAGTTGTAGCTGATTTTGCAAATTCGTCTTTAAAGAAAGAGACACAGGCTTGCTATCTCCACTATGGAGATAATATCTATTTTGCAGGTATAAAGTTAGAAGGGCGAAATGCAAAAGAAGCTTTAGCAGCTATACATCAAATATGGCAGGATTTATATCCTGATCATGTTTATAGAGCTAAGTTTTTAGATGAATATATGGCCATAATTTATACACTTGAAGATCTATTATACAAAGTAGCTAGTTTTGGATCTATTCTAGCCATTTTCATTGGATGTATAGGGTTATATGGATTGGTAGATTATCTGTCTTTTTACCGACGTAAAGAAATTGGAATAAGGAAAACTTTTGGAGCATCCGTACAGCAAATAGTGAGAATTTTCATGAAAGAATTCACATGGTTGGTCATAGTTGGTTTTATACTATCAGCTCCACTAGCTTATTTTGTTATGCAAAAATGGCTATCCTCCTTTGCTTATCAAGTAGAAATAGAAGTATGGTACTTTGCAGCTGCTTTAATACTTTCTATTACAATAGCCCTTTTTACAGTTGGCTATAAATCAGTGAAGGCAGCATTAGTCAATCCTCATGATATACTTAGAGAGTAG
- a CDS encoding dipeptidase, whose amino-acid sequence MNLTKISFLLTILMSAGLLSCNSGAQESNPEQSIEDKALALAKEYIIVDGHIDLPYRMRVANFRLEREFVDPSVKTNGDFDYVKAKEGGLDAPFMSIYIPASYQSRFDHEYGRFLEGEKNRAKVLADSLISMVEDITEKYPDKFTIATSPQEVEAAFQKGLIALPLGMENGAPLGDDLANVQYFYDRGIRYITLTHSKVNQICDSSYDSTRVWNGLSPFGEEVVQEMNKVGIMVDVSHISDSTFYDVMKITKAPVIASHSSCREFVPGFERNMDDEMIKTLAKNGGVIQINFGSTFIDDRSREKTEEVGQHISQWLEENGLAREDSLAQAYIEKYMTENPTYSTVKKVADHIDHVVKLAGVDYVGFGSDFDGVGDTLPNGLKDASEYPNLIAELLRRGYTEEEIEKICYKNVFRVWNEVQKVAEELS is encoded by the coding sequence ATGAATTTAACAAAGATCTCATTTCTACTTACAATTCTCATGTCTGCCGGGCTACTCTCCTGCAATAGCGGAGCCCAGGAAAGCAACCCAGAGCAAAGCATTGAGGATAAGGCGCTCGCCTTAGCAAAAGAATATATTATTGTAGATGGGCACATTGACCTGCCCTACCGTATGCGAGTGGCTAACTTCCGGCTGGAGCGTGAGTTTGTAGACCCCTCCGTTAAAACTAATGGAGACTTTGACTACGTAAAGGCCAAAGAGGGGGGGCTGGATGCACCTTTCATGTCTATTTACATACCGGCCTCGTATCAATCCAGGTTTGACCATGAGTACGGCAGGTTTCTGGAAGGTGAGAAAAACCGCGCAAAGGTTCTGGCAGATTCTCTGATAAGTATGGTAGAAGACATTACCGAAAAGTATCCAGATAAATTTACTATAGCTACCAGTCCTCAGGAGGTAGAAGCAGCTTTCCAGAAAGGGCTTATTGCTCTGCCATTGGGTATGGAAAATGGTGCCCCTTTAGGCGATGACCTGGCCAATGTACAGTATTTTTATGATCGCGGCATACGCTACATCACACTTACCCATAGTAAGGTCAACCAGATATGTGACTCTTCTTATGACTCTACTCGTGTCTGGAACGGACTTAGCCCTTTTGGCGAAGAGGTAGTACAGGAGATGAACAAAGTGGGGATTATGGTAGATGTATCTCATATTTCGGATAGTACTTTTTACGATGTAATGAAAATCACCAAAGCTCCGGTCATTGCTTCACATTCCTCATGCAGAGAGTTTGTACCAGGCTTTGAACGTAACATGGATGATGAAATGATTAAAACACTTGCCAAAAACGGAGGAGTCATCCAGATCAATTTTGGTTCTACTTTTATAGACGACAGATCCAGAGAAAAGACCGAAGAAGTAGGCCAACATATCAGCCAGTGGTTAGAAGAAAATGGTTTAGCACGAGAAGACTCTCTGGCACAGGCCTATATTGAAAAATATATGACGGAAAACCCTACTTACTCTACAGTAAAAAAAGTAGCTGACCATATTGATCATGTGGTAAAACTTGCCGGTGTAGATTATGTAGGCTTTGGTTCTGACTTTGATGGTGTGGGTGACACACTCCCCAATGGACTAAAAGATGCCTCTGAATATCCTAACCTGATTGCGGAACTGCTCCGCAGAGGCTATACCGAAGAAGAAATTGAGAAAATTTGCTATAAAAATGTTTTTAGAGTCTGGAATGAAGTGCAAAAAGTTGCAGAAGAATTAAGCTAA
- a CDS encoding transglutaminase-like domain-containing protein gives MQSANRQILPGTQYDKYFAKPKGLRQIIVKSGGSVEETVALCKKVVSETLSETKKIAPVLKGESREQTAKNIWEFIVTYVQYQLDNRAEDVGAVERVRTPARTWHDRKMGADCEDYSIFISSVLTNLGIPHSFRITKYNGKTHWQHIYVVIPYESNRGSRGYITCDPVVDYRFNYEVPYSQKRDYEMPVSMSKAGLSGISSNTLCCTAGIDAAEFGEDNHLAGLPAVRLPLYPKKALSGFHASMLKAYATPKNIAIGAGAGMLFYIYFKRK, from the coding sequence ATGCAGTCAGCCAATAGACAGATTCTTCCAGGAACGCAGTATGATAAGTACTTTGCTAAACCCAAAGGGCTAAGACAGATTATTGTCAAATCCGGAGGCAGTGTAGAGGAAACCGTAGCCCTATGCAAAAAAGTAGTGTCGGAGACTTTATCGGAGACCAAAAAGATCGCTCCTGTTTTGAAGGGAGAGAGTCGGGAGCAGACGGCTAAAAACATATGGGAGTTCATAGTAACCTATGTCCAGTATCAGTTGGATAACAGGGCAGAAGATGTAGGGGCAGTAGAAAGGGTGAGAACCCCAGCCCGCACCTGGCATGATCGTAAAATGGGAGCAGATTGTGAGGACTATTCTATTTTTATCAGCTCAGTATTAACCAATCTAGGCATTCCGCATTCTTTCAGGATTACCAAATACAATGGTAAAACCCACTGGCAGCATATCTATGTAGTGATTCCTTATGAATCTAATAGAGGAAGTCGTGGATACATCACCTGTGACCCAGTGGTAGACTACCGCTTTAATTATGAGGTGCCCTACAGTCAGAAGCGGGATTATGAGATGCCTGTATCCATGAGTAAGGCAGGTTTATCAGGAATATCCAGCAACACGCTTTGCTGTACTGCGGGTATTGATGCTGCTGAATTCGGTGAAGATAATCATCTGGCAGGTTTGCCAGCGGTGAGGCTGCCTTTGTATCCTAAAAAAGCGCTTAGTGGGTTCCATGCAAGCATGCTGAAAGCATATGCTACACCTAAAAACATAGCCATTGGTGCCGGAGCAGGCATGCTGTTTTACATCTATTTCAAAAGAAAATAA
- a CDS encoding helix-turn-helix domain-containing protein, protein MDELDNLGKRIRFSRKKNGLSQEKLAQLLGITTSGVGNYETGKSKPSIEVLVNISNLCNVTVDWLTKGGEEPDFNSNTSSSKPMDNGTFGDDIEKQMMRNVIAELRKDKEYLQNLLNNVTSGKDEVIDILAESLPKVISGSVTPVRYALQ, encoded by the coding sequence ATGGATGAATTAGATAATCTGGGAAAACGAATACGTTTTTCAAGGAAAAAAAATGGCTTGAGCCAGGAAAAACTAGCTCAACTTTTAGGTATTACAACTAGTGGTGTAGGAAACTATGAAACTGGTAAAAGTAAACCTAGTATAGAAGTTCTTGTCAATATCAGCAATTTATGTAATGTCACCGTTGACTGGCTTACTAAAGGAGGCGAAGAACCCGACTTCAATTCAAATACCTCTTCAAGTAAGCCTATGGATAATGGTACATTCGGAGATGACATTGAAAAGCAAATGATGAGAAATGTTATTGCTGAGCTACGTAAGGATAAAGAATACCTTCAGAATTTACTGAATAATGTAACTTCGGGAAAGGATGAGGTCATTGATATTTTGGCCGAGAGTTTACCAAAAGTAATCTCTGGTTCAGTGACCCCTGTACGATACGCTCTACAATGA
- a CDS encoding alpha/beta hydrolase — translation MANAGIKRRKFIQGTSLLLGSAGLSAISSMVQNENIRDPEPPFLGEEIMLWDDDSKNNGSHEKYRPKIRLYYPSLKHNRYENRKFPIVLICPGGGYHVQAHHEGQPFAQLFAMHGIVGAVLTYRVSPDPYPSAYADACRAMRLLKANAAKYQLDSEKVAIMGFSAGGHLASTVATQPDLYQEPEDDLIDKHTARPDRVILGYPVISFSEYAHEGSVKAQLGDTPEPSMREQLSNHKHLTADAPPAFLFHAADDKGVPVQNSMMYASACLEHDVPVELHVFPKGGHGMGMALDNPSLSIWSQNLMNWLGDWKLG, via the coding sequence ATGGCAAATGCAGGCATAAAAAGAAGAAAGTTTATACAAGGCACATCCTTGCTTTTGGGTTCTGCCGGATTAAGCGCTATTTCGTCTATGGTACAAAATGAAAACATTCGCGACCCGGAGCCTCCTTTTTTAGGCGAAGAAATTATGTTGTGGGATGATGACTCCAAAAATAATGGAAGCCACGAAAAATACAGACCTAAAATTAGGTTGTACTATCCTTCCCTCAAGCACAATAGATATGAAAATCGCAAATTCCCGATAGTATTAATCTGCCCTGGCGGGGGCTATCATGTGCAGGCACATCATGAGGGGCAACCATTTGCTCAGCTTTTTGCAATGCACGGTATAGTTGGAGCAGTACTAACTTATCGGGTATCTCCAGATCCCTACCCATCAGCTTATGCGGATGCCTGCCGGGCTATGCGTCTCCTTAAAGCAAATGCAGCAAAGTATCAGCTGGATTCCGAGAAAGTAGCTATTATGGGTTTTAGCGCTGGTGGGCATCTGGCTTCTACCGTGGCGACACAGCCTGATTTGTATCAGGAGCCTGAAGACGATTTAATAGATAAGCATACTGCACGACCGGATCGGGTAATTTTGGGTTATCCTGTCATCTCTTTTTCTGAATACGCTCATGAAGGTTCGGTAAAAGCACAGTTGGGAGATACACCTGAGCCAAGCATGCGTGAGCAGTTATCTAACCACAAACATCTTACTGCGGATGCGCCACCAGCATTTCTTTTTCATGCTGCGGATGATAAGGGGGTGCCCGTACAAAATAGTATGATGTATGCTTCAGCCTGCCTGGAACACGATGTGCCCGTGGAGCTTCATGTGTTTCCTAAAGGTGGCCATGGCATGGGGATGGCATTAGATAACCCCAGCCTCAGCATCTGGTCTCAAAATCTAATGAACTGGCTAGGGGATTGGAAGTTGGGGTAG
- a CDS encoding helix-turn-helix domain-containing protein translates to MLGFSIFLKKSKNHKSIMRIYLRRFVSRKELADRLGISEATLKRKMKRVQGIEQKRYELLDSEIVSAFFNTYSLSPRSLEDIADYELSSSWNNTKLAC, encoded by the coding sequence ATGCTTGGGTTCTCTATATTTCTTAAAAAAAGCAAAAACCATAAAAGCATAATGAGGATATATTTGCGAAGATTTGTAAGCAGAAAGGAGTTGGCTGACCGTTTGGGAATTAGTGAGGCCACGCTGAAAAGGAAGATGAAGCGGGTGCAAGGTATTGAGCAAAAAAGATACGAACTACTTGATTCTGAAATAGTTTCCGCCTTTTTTAATACCTACTCACTTTCCCCCCGAAGCCTGGAAGATATCGCTGACTATGAGTTGAGCAGCTCTTGGAATAACACAAAGTTAGCTTGTTAA